The following are encoded together in the Geobacter sulfurreducens PCA genome:
- the pepN gene encoding aminopeptidase N has product MHLPHNHPVALSDYTPPDYRVESVHLTVDLHDDVTLVRADLSVVANHDRTKGIRPLVLDGRGLVLRCIALDGKPLTTDEYVRDDETLTIHHVPEQCTVSVSTELKPQENTLLEGLYRSGGTFCTQCEAEGFRRITYFPDRPDVLAAYTVTITADRATCPVLLANGNLAASGDLPDGRHYATWHDPFPKPSYLFALVAGDLVKVEDTFVTKSGRRVALQIYVQSHNRDKCDHAVRSLAEAMRWDEEAFGREYDLDLYMIVAVDDFNFGAMENKGLNVFNSRYVLARPDTATDADYAAIEGVIGHEYFHNWSGNRVTCRDWFQLSVKEGLTIFRDQEFSAAMGSSAVKRIQDVRYLRTHQFPEDAGPLAHPVRPETYDAINNLYTATVYNKGAELIRMLRTLVGHDAFRRGMDLYFDRHDGTGATVENLVSALAEASGRDLTQFMRWYREAGTPEIHVTGSHDADTKAYTLTIRQGVAGGEPLLIPLAMGLLDRNGNELSVHLDGEQAPLEPGRALELSRQEETFCFRGIPEEPVPSLFRGFSAPVRLHYAYTEADLALLMGKDGDLFNRWEAGQRLMTGTILQLVADRRAGQELRLPPALVEACGTLLTSGGNDRAFLAEALTLPSENLLGEQMKEIEVEGIFEARRFVRTALARQLRGELSALWDQCRPTGPYRFEPAETGRRSLAACCLGYLMTLDDPSIRQACLRQFREADNMTDSLSALTLLAHTEGSEGETALAEFHARWREEPLVIDKWFAIQATSPLPDTFARVQRLLEHPDFTLANPNRARSLILSFAVNNPVRFHDRAGGGYRLLADHVIKLNSLNPMIGARMAEPLTRWRRHELNRRERMKTELERIAREPTLARDIRDVVTKGLARD; this is encoded by the coding sequence ATGCACCTGCCCCACAACCATCCTGTAGCCCTCAGTGACTATACCCCGCCCGATTATCGGGTTGAATCCGTTCACCTGACCGTTGACCTGCACGACGATGTAACCCTTGTGCGGGCAGATCTCTCCGTGGTCGCCAATCATGACCGGACAAAGGGAATTCGTCCTCTGGTCCTCGATGGCAGAGGGCTCGTGCTGCGGTGCATTGCACTGGACGGCAAGCCCCTGACGACCGACGAGTATGTCCGGGACGATGAAACGCTCACCATTCATCACGTTCCCGAACAGTGCACGGTCTCTGTCTCTACAGAGCTGAAGCCACAGGAAAACACCCTGCTGGAGGGGCTCTACCGCTCCGGCGGCACCTTCTGCACCCAGTGCGAGGCAGAGGGCTTTCGCCGCATCACCTATTTCCCGGACCGCCCCGACGTGCTGGCAGCCTACACCGTCACCATCACCGCAGACCGGGCGACCTGCCCGGTACTGCTGGCCAACGGCAATCTGGCGGCCAGCGGCGATCTGCCCGACGGCCGCCATTATGCCACCTGGCACGACCCCTTCCCCAAGCCGTCCTATCTCTTCGCCCTGGTGGCCGGAGACCTGGTGAAGGTGGAGGATACCTTTGTCACGAAATCGGGGCGCCGGGTGGCGCTTCAAATCTACGTCCAGAGCCATAACCGGGATAAGTGCGACCATGCCGTCCGCTCCCTGGCCGAGGCCATGCGCTGGGACGAGGAGGCATTCGGCCGGGAGTACGATCTGGACCTCTACATGATCGTGGCCGTGGACGATTTCAACTTCGGAGCCATGGAAAACAAGGGGCTCAATGTCTTTAACTCCCGCTACGTCCTAGCCCGGCCCGACACGGCCACCGATGCCGACTATGCCGCCATCGAAGGGGTCATCGGCCACGAATATTTCCACAACTGGAGCGGCAACCGGGTCACCTGTCGTGACTGGTTCCAGCTCTCTGTCAAGGAAGGACTCACCATCTTCCGGGATCAGGAATTCTCAGCCGCCATGGGATCGTCGGCGGTAAAGCGGATCCAGGACGTCCGGTATCTCAGGACCCACCAGTTCCCCGAGGATGCGGGGCCCCTAGCACACCCGGTCCGGCCCGAGACCTACGACGCCATCAACAACCTCTACACCGCCACGGTCTACAACAAGGGCGCAGAGTTGATCCGCATGCTCCGCACCCTTGTGGGACACGACGCCTTCCGCCGGGGCATGGATCTCTATTTCGACCGCCACGACGGCACCGGTGCCACGGTGGAGAACCTGGTCAGCGCCCTGGCCGAAGCATCAGGGCGCGACCTGACGCAGTTCATGAGATGGTACCGGGAGGCAGGCACGCCGGAGATCCATGTAACCGGCAGCCACGATGCAGACACCAAGGCGTACACCCTCACCATCCGCCAAGGCGTTGCCGGCGGGGAACCGCTTCTCATCCCCCTGGCCATGGGGCTCCTGGACCGGAACGGAAATGAATTGTCCGTGCACCTCGATGGAGAGCAGGCTCCCCTGGAGCCGGGACGGGCTCTGGAGCTCAGTCGTCAGGAGGAAACGTTCTGCTTCAGGGGCATTCCCGAAGAGCCGGTGCCGTCACTGTTTCGGGGCTTTTCCGCCCCCGTGAGGCTGCACTATGCTTATACCGAGGCGGACCTTGCGCTTCTCATGGGGAAAGACGGTGATCTCTTCAACCGGTGGGAGGCTGGACAACGGCTCATGACGGGAACCATCTTGCAATTGGTGGCAGACCGGCGAGCCGGGCAGGAACTCCGCCTTCCCCCGGCACTGGTCGAAGCATGTGGGACACTGCTCACCTCGGGGGGAAATGACCGGGCTTTCCTGGCCGAGGCCCTGACGCTGCCATCGGAAAATCTTCTGGGCGAGCAGATGAAAGAAATCGAGGTGGAGGGGATTTTCGAGGCTCGCCGCTTTGTCAGGACAGCCCTTGCCCGACAGTTGCGGGGGGAGTTATCGGCCCTGTGGGATCAGTGCCGGCCCACGGGCCCCTACCGGTTTGAGCCCGCGGAGACAGGGCGGCGCAGCCTGGCCGCCTGCTGCCTCGGCTACCTCATGACTCTGGATGACCCTTCGATCCGCCAGGCGTGCCTGCGTCAGTTCAGGGAGGCCGACAACATGACCGACTCCCTCTCCGCCCTGACGCTTCTGGCCCATACAGAGGGAAGCGAAGGGGAGACGGCCTTGGCTGAGTTCCATGCCCGGTGGCGGGAGGAGCCTCTCGTGATCGACAAGTGGTTCGCCATCCAGGCGACATCTCCCCTGCCGGACACCTTCGCCCGGGTGCAGCGTCTCCTGGAACATCCCGACTTCACCCTGGCCAACCCCAACCGGGCCCGTTCTCTCATCCTCTCCTTCGCCGTCAACAACCCGGTCCGGTTCCACGATAGGGCCGGAGGCGGCTACCGATTGCTGGCGGACCACGTGATCAAGCTGAACAGCCTGAACCCGATGATCGGTGCCAGAATGGCCGAGCCTCTTACCCGCTGGCGACGTCATGAGCTGAACCGGAGGGAACGGATGAAGACAGAACTGGAACGGATAGCGCGGGAGCCCACCCTGGCAAGAGACATCCGCGACGTGGTGACCAAGGGGCTGGCCAGGGACTAG
- the hypB gene encoding hydrogenase nickel incorporation protein HypB, whose amino-acid sequence MCTTCGCETGSHHHHHEHGHGHSHSHGHTHDDERESRKIAVETDILSRNNRFAADNRALFAKKGVFVLNLVSSPGSGKTTTLERTLGDLSDRYRCAVIEGDQQTDNDAQRIAATGVPARQINTGAGCHLDAHMVGHAAEEFDLDALDLLLVENVGNLVCPASFDLGEHHKVVVLSVTEGEDKPLKYPNMFHAADVMLLNKIDLLPYVDFDVEKCLEMARRVSPGITIFQVSSRTGEGMDAWYAWLADRIAAVKG is encoded by the coding sequence ATGTGTACCACCTGCGGTTGCGAAACAGGCTCTCACCATCATCACCATGAACACGGCCATGGGCACAGTCACAGCCACGGCCACACCCACGACGACGAGCGCGAGTCGCGAAAGATCGCGGTGGAAACCGACATCCTCTCACGTAATAATCGCTTTGCCGCCGACAATCGGGCGCTTTTTGCGAAAAAGGGAGTGTTTGTCCTCAATCTTGTGAGTTCGCCGGGCTCCGGCAAGACAACCACCCTTGAGCGGACCCTTGGAGATCTGTCGGACAGGTATCGTTGCGCCGTCATCGAAGGGGATCAGCAGACCGACAACGACGCGCAACGCATTGCCGCTACCGGCGTGCCGGCCCGGCAGATCAACACCGGCGCCGGCTGCCATCTCGATGCCCACATGGTTGGACATGCCGCCGAGGAGTTCGATCTGGACGCGTTGGATCTCCTTCTCGTCGAAAACGTGGGTAATTTGGTCTGCCCCGCTTCCTTTGATCTGGGAGAGCATCACAAAGTGGTGGTCCTGTCGGTTACCGAGGGAGAGGACAAACCCCTCAAGTATCCGAATATGTTCCACGCGGCAGACGTTATGCTGCTCAACAAGATCGACCTGCTCCCCTACGTGGATTTCGATGTCGAGAAATGCCTGGAGATGGCCAGGCGGGTGAGCCCTGGGATTACGATCTTTCAGGTTTCGAGCCGGACCGGCGAGGGGATGGATGCTTGGTATGCATGGCTGGCCGACCGCATTGCGGCGGTGAAGGGGTAG
- the hypF gene encoding carbamoyltransferase HypF: MVLRLRIAVEGIVQGVGFRPFIFRLAAHHGIVGWVMNSGAGVVMEAEGDAGALAAFRSAIVSDAPPLAVIARIAIEEIAPQGDGSFVIGESGEGAGTVRVAPDGDVCPDCLRELFDPSDRRYRYPFINCTNCGPRYSLVTAVPYDRSNTTMARFPLCDACRSEYEDPMDRRFHAQPVACPDCGPTLRLVDASGAGLPGDPVDQTVELLTEGKIVAIKGLGGYHLAVDAANDAAVAELRRRKHRDEKPFAVMARDMEAVARFALVDSVEARLLTGPEHPIVLLRKRPSTILSGRVAPANGYIGTMLPYTPLHHLLLEERFAALVMTSGNLSDEPISYRDDEAVERLSAIADAFLVHDREIRTRIDDSVIRVFRGSPLFLRRSRGYVPREVRLPVEIPPVLAVGAELKGALCLTRGDRAFPSQHIGDLKNDTTLTSLAATAEHLQALLEIRPQLVAHDLHPDYLSTGYAEGIAGLPRVAVQHHHAHLASCMADNGLDGSVIGVIFDGTGLGTDGTVWGGEFLVGGYDGFRRAAHFRQVPLPGGDAAVREPYRMALAYLHDAFGADFFEQPVPWLTEVGDEDRSLFLRMLERRINSPLTSSCGRLFDAVAAMVGLRRTVSYEGQAAIELEGQAEESATGRAYPFAVLSRQGAIEVDYRLMIRALMEDLAVQVSLPEMARAFHNTVAASVVDVCRKVRSETGLDRIVLSGGVFQNRLLCEESCRLLEAEGFRVFTHRLVPPNDGGVALGQAVIAGVAHRVPRSDKGE; encoded by the coding sequence GTGGTGCTCAGGCTCAGGATAGCCGTTGAGGGCATTGTCCAGGGCGTCGGGTTCCGCCCCTTCATCTTCAGGCTGGCTGCCCATCACGGTATCGTCGGATGGGTCATGAACAGCGGCGCCGGTGTCGTCATGGAAGCTGAAGGTGATGCCGGCGCCCTCGCTGCCTTTCGCTCCGCCATTGTGAGTGATGCCCCCCCCCTGGCGGTCATTGCCCGAATCGCCATTGAGGAAATTGCACCCCAGGGGGATGGCTCTTTTGTCATCGGCGAGAGCGGCGAGGGAGCGGGTACGGTGCGGGTGGCCCCCGACGGCGATGTCTGTCCAGACTGCCTTCGGGAACTCTTTGACCCGTCGGACCGGCGCTACCGCTATCCGTTCATCAACTGCACCAACTGTGGGCCTCGCTATTCCCTCGTCACTGCTGTCCCCTACGACCGGTCCAATACTACCATGGCGCGCTTTCCCCTGTGCGATGCCTGTCGGTCCGAGTACGAAGATCCGATGGATCGCAGATTCCATGCCCAGCCCGTAGCCTGCCCCGACTGCGGCCCGACGCTGAGGCTGGTGGATGCCTCGGGTGCCGGTCTGCCGGGGGACCCCGTCGACCAAACCGTGGAGCTTCTGACCGAAGGCAAGATCGTCGCGATCAAGGGGCTCGGCGGTTATCACCTGGCGGTGGACGCCGCCAACGACGCCGCCGTGGCGGAACTGCGACGACGCAAGCACCGGGATGAAAAGCCCTTCGCCGTGATGGCGCGGGATATGGAAGCCGTGGCGCGGTTTGCCTTGGTCGACTCCGTGGAGGCGCGGCTTCTGACCGGGCCCGAGCATCCCATAGTGTTGCTGCGCAAACGGCCAAGTACCATCCTCTCCGGTCGAGTGGCCCCTGCCAACGGCTATATCGGGACCATGCTCCCCTATACGCCGCTGCACCACCTGCTGCTCGAGGAGCGGTTCGCTGCTCTCGTCATGACAAGCGGCAACCTGTCGGACGAACCCATTTCCTACCGGGATGATGAGGCGGTTGAGCGGCTTTCGGCGATCGCCGATGCATTTCTGGTCCACGACCGGGAGATTCGGACCCGCATCGATGATTCCGTCATCCGGGTATTCAGGGGAAGCCCCCTCTTTTTGCGCCGCTCCCGCGGCTATGTTCCCCGCGAGGTACGGTTGCCCGTGGAGATTCCGCCCGTTCTTGCCGTAGGCGCCGAGCTCAAGGGCGCCCTGTGCCTCACTCGGGGAGACCGGGCGTTCCCGAGCCAGCACATCGGTGACCTCAAGAACGACACAACCCTGACGTCTCTGGCGGCAACGGCGGAACACCTGCAGGCGCTCCTGGAGATCAGGCCCCAGTTGGTGGCCCACGACCTCCATCCCGACTATCTTTCCACGGGCTACGCCGAGGGGATTGCCGGGCTCCCCCGGGTGGCGGTCCAGCATCATCACGCTCATCTCGCCTCTTGTATGGCCGACAACGGTCTTGACGGCAGCGTCATCGGCGTCATCTTCGACGGCACCGGCCTCGGGACCGACGGGACCGTCTGGGGGGGCGAGTTCCTCGTGGGCGGATATGACGGATTCCGCCGGGCCGCCCACTTCCGGCAGGTACCCCTGCCGGGTGGAGACGCGGCTGTGAGGGAGCCGTATCGCATGGCGCTCGCTTACCTGCACGATGCCTTTGGTGCCGATTTCTTTGAGCAGCCGGTCCCCTGGCTGACCGAGGTAGGGGATGAGGATCGCTCGCTGTTTCTGCGCATGCTGGAGCGCCGGATAAACTCTCCCCTGACCTCCAGCTGTGGCAGGCTCTTCGATGCCGTGGCCGCCATGGTGGGGCTGCGGCGCACGGTGAGCTACGAGGGGCAGGCGGCCATCGAGCTGGAAGGGCAGGCGGAAGAGTCCGCCACGGGACGGGCCTATCCCTTTGCCGTGCTGAGTCGGCAGGGTGCCATCGAAGTGGACTACCGGCTCATGATCCGGGCACTGATGGAGGATCTTGCCGTGCAGGTCTCCCTCCCGGAGATGGCCCGGGCGTTCCACAACACGGTTGCGGCCTCTGTTGTCGACGTCTGCCGCAAGGTACGGAGCGAGACCGGCCTCGACCGGATCGTCCTCTCGGGAGGAGTCTTTCAGAACCGGCTCCTCTGCGAGGAGTCGTGCCGGCTGCTTGAGGCAGAAGGGTTCCGGGTGTTTACCCACCGTCTCGTTCCTCCCAATGACGGAGGCGTGGCGCTGGGACAGGCCGTGATTGCAGGGGTGGCCCACCGTGTCCCCCGGAGTGATAAAGGAGAATAA
- a CDS encoding HypC/HybG/HupF family hydrogenase formation chaperone, producing MCLGVPMQVVAVGEGEVVAEIDGVRKEASLMLLDEEVRVGDFVIVHAGFAISKLDEEDAQETLRLMREVFRPEDMA from the coding sequence ATGTGTCTTGGTGTGCCCATGCAGGTCGTCGCTGTCGGTGAGGGTGAGGTTGTGGCGGAAATAGACGGCGTCAGGAAAGAAGCCAGCCTCATGCTGTTGGACGAAGAGGTGCGGGTAGGGGATTTCGTCATCGTTCACGCCGGGTTCGCCATCTCCAAGCTCGACGAGGAGGATGCGCAGGAAACCCTTCGGCTGATGAGGGAAGTATTCCGCCCGGAGGATATGGCCTGA